The genomic stretch GAGACTGCGCTCTACACGCACAGGTCGATTATCGACGACACCAGCGGCCACAGTATCGTGGGTGGTGCAAACAACAAATTTTTCGATGATGGCTCCAGTAGCGGTGCGATCGAATGCGACCGGCTTGAAAGTCTTGATGATGACATCGGCGAAACCGCCGTTGGCAAGAATTTCACTGTCGCCGGATCGCTTTTCCTGTGTCGCCGGGTCAAGCAACTCTACCTTGCAAGGCACTTCGGCAGTACCCATTTTCAGCATATACTCAGCATCAGCCGAGTATGAATTGGATGAAAGCCAAGCCAGTTTCCCTCTGAACTCAGTGTCGATTTCAGGTGCATTATCAAGCAAGGAAATAACTTCGCCGCGCTCAACAAAAACCTGTTCGGTAAGCCGCAACGCGATGGATTCTCCAGCAACGGCAGACTCGACTCCGGTTTCACCAAACTTTTCGATCGCCTCAACGCGCGAAATTTTTCCTGACGGCGAAAAGAAGATCTCAGCGCCAGTTTTGATAGAGCCGGAGACAACCCGACCGGCAAACAATCTGTCGCCTTCAAACCTGTAGACATCTTGCAACAGCATGCGGAAAGGCTGATCCTCTTTTTTGAGGCTGCTCAATTTCTGCGATACGTCGATAAGTGTTCCAAGCAGCGGCTTTCCGACATACCAATCAAGTTTGGCGGTCGGAGTTGTGATGTTTTCGCCAGCCAGAGCGCTGATTGGAACAATTTGTTCGCAGGTGATTTCCTGCTGTTCAATAATTTCTCTAGTCTTCTTGCAGACGTCTTCAAAAACAGTCTGGTCATATTTGATCTGATCGACTTTGTTGAGCGCGACGATAACGCGACGCACACCCAGCATGTTGAGAATCTTCAGATGCCTTTCAGTCTGGGAGCGAACCCCCTGGTTGCCGTCCACTACCAGAATGCCGAGGTCAGCTTCAGAGGCGCCGGAGGTCATATTTTTGAGAAATTCAAGATGCCCGGGGGCATCGATCAATATGAACTTGTGACCGTCAAACTCGAAGTTAACGCGAGTGGTATCAATGCTGATGCCTTGCTCCTGCTCTTCCTGCAGAGCATCGAACAAAAATGCTGGTTCGAATTGCAAACTCTTATCTGAGCAGATCTTCTCAACGTGAGCGATTCTGTCTTCGGGCACTCGTCCACACTCGAGGAGAATGCGACCGAGCAATGTCGATTTACCATGGTCAACGTGACCAACGACTACGACTTTGTGCAACTCCAGTTCCGCAGCGGCTTCCACGCCCATTACATGTAACCTCCGCTTCTCAGCTTTTGCATGGCATAGGTATCAACCTTGTCCTGCGCTCGTCCCGCGCGTTCGCCGGTTTTTGTAGTTCTCAATTCTTCAATGATTTCGTCCAGATTGCTGGCAGTCGAATCGATTGTGCCGGTGCATGGTGAGCATCCCAAGCTGCGATACCGTTTACCATCTTTTGAAAAGTAAAGCGGCATGATGTCGAGATTTTCGCGGCGAATGTATTCCCAGACATCCATCTCTGTCCACTGCAACAGCGGATGTACTCGCAAATGAATGTTTTCAGGAACATGCATGTTGTAGTAGTGCCAGATTTCGGCAGGCTGCTCTTTGTAAGTCCAGGTACCGCTTTCAGGACGTGGTGAACAGACTCGTTCCTTGCCGCGCGAACCTTCTTCGTCACGACGAATACCCACCAACAAAGCTTGAATTTTGTGGTCTTTGATTGTGTCAAGCAAAGCCTGAGTCTTGAGAGCGCCGCAGCAAGTAAGCCGTCCCATACCGGGGTTCATGCCTTCCTCGAGAGCTCTCTTGTTCGCACCGACGATCAAACGCAGACCATGCTCTTTCGTGTAGCTGTCACGCCAGGTGATCATCTCCGGAATCTTATAGCTCGTGTCGATATGCACAAGCGGAATCGGCACATTGCCTAGAAATGCCTTACGAACCAGGTGCAGCAGCACCGTCGAATCTTTACCCATTGACCAGAGCAGACCGAGATTCTTAGTCCTGCTATAAGCTTCCCTGATGATGAAAATGCTTTCGTTCTCGAGGGAGTCGAGGTAGTCGCTCATATATGTTTAAGAAGTCCTACAGTAACCGTTTTTCGCCGATCAAAACCAGCCGGAACCCAGTGAACCACAGGGGCAGGGGCATTTCAAGTGACGCTTGCCGAAATTGTAGCTAATTCAGGCTCAACGCCGTTCTGTGCTGCGTCTTGCCCTACCCACCAGAGATAATTGGTGCTTAACAAAAGAGCCGCAAAAGTTAGGTGAATTTTACTTTGACCGACTGAGCTGGCTGCGCCATTTCGACAACACCGCTCGCTCCAATCCAAAACCGAAACCACGTTGCTCGATTGTAGAAATAAACTCTTCGGCGCTGTGAATCGGCACTATTTCACCCTTTGGAGGAATAATGATGAAGAGCTTGCTGAAGTCATATGTATTGCAGACAACACCTCGCGATATATCTTTCAACTGGTTGTTCTGAATCTCCATTCGTTCAGACACGACACCACCTTTGATATCACGACTCTTCAGGGTCAGCTGCAACATAGGCTGAAAGTCCCAAACTCCGTCAAATAGCGGCGCCCACATAACATAGCGGGGGCAGTTAGCAAGAATGATCGAATCACCCGGGCGGAATCGCCCGGCGTTGGCTTTCAACGAATCCTGAATCACCTTCTGGGTGTACCAGGACAGTATCCAGGGCTGTGCATAGCCTCTGTCGGCGATGAAACTGAGGGCCAGCATGGGCAGCAACACAGCCGCAATGACGAGTGCCTGAACTGCACTGCCGGCTTTTGCACCAAGCATCCTCAAAATCAGGGCAATAAAACCGGCAGTGGCGATGGCGATACCCACCGCGGCGCCTTCATTGATGCGATTTACCAGAGTCTGGAAAGTCGGGAAGTATTCCGGATTCAAACCAAAAATCGTATACGAGAGTACGACAGTGATGAGCCCGAGCGGCAGAAGAATGGTCGGCTGATTTTTATCATCAGAGAGTCTCAAAAGCCCCCACATTGCCGCCATCAAGACAGCAGCAGCAATCCCGAACGTGGTCCACAGGGTCTTACCGGAGGTGTATTCATAGGCGCGCGCACCGACCTCGGCAAAATACTGCACCGAATACGGTGGACAATTGATACGCACACCTTCAACGACTACATTGATAATGTTGCGCAGATCGAAGTGCACCGCATGAACCTGTGCCGGTCCCAGCATCGGCGCAATCACACGCGAGTAGATGAGCAGAGGAATGACAGAAAGCGCAAAAGGCAAACTCACCAGCGTCGCTCGCTTGAAAGCTTTGAGTGCATCATCCGAACGAAGGAAAACGATATAAGCGAAAAAAGCGTTCAACGATACCAGTGGTAAAAAAGTTTCATAACAAAAAATAGACAGAAGGAAACAGACAACCGACCAGCAGTGATAACTCAGCTTTCCTTGAATAGCGCCCTTTGTGGTCAAAGCCAGACTGGCCATAGACAGCGCCAGGCTGACATTTTCGGAGCTGCAAGTCGACCAGTAGTGAGTAACATCGTGATTCGGATAGGCAATCAAAATCAATCCTGCCACCAGAGATAGTGCAGGCTTGCGGGTAAGATCGCACAAAGCAACGTAGAGCAAAAATGCAGAAGCTATCTCAAGCGCCGCATTAACAAGGTGATAGCCGATGGGCTTCAAACCAAAAACGAAAAATTCCACGACGTAGAAAAAGGCTTCCACCGGTCGCACTATGACACGCGGATCGCTGAGAAGGTATTGATGAAAGGCCGAAAAGAATGACTTAGGTCCCCACTGAATCAGGTTCAGCGTGATCCAGTCATCCAGATAAAAGCCGACTTTGTTTACAATCGGTCCAAAACAAACAAATTCAAAAGCAATAATCAGAGCCAGAGCGATTAACAAATGCCATCGCTTCATAAAATCGCCGAGGGTCGTAAGCCCATTCTTTGAGCCACTTTCAGCTGGCTCTGCCGGCGCGTTTTGTTCATCGTTCACAGCCGTCATCACGGCTCGAATCTAGCAGAAGAGCGCTTCCGACAACGCCTGTTGTGTATAAAAATTTTGCCACAATAGGATCACTATATCTATGAACCTATTAGTCTATGTCTGAATACCTATCGACCGGGGCGCACCGTTCTGACCAGAGTTTTCGTCGAGCCGAAAGTTTCGGAAGCTGATACCAATGGTCAGCCTGGCTCACTCAGCCACTCACCAGAGCACGCACAAGCCACGTCTGCAAAAGTAGCTACGGTAAAAGCGGGACCGGCAGTGCCGACCAAAACGAGAGTTCTATCAGCATTCACGCTATCGCTGATGGCATTTGCAGCCATCAATGCAGGAATAGCGTACACGCCCTATGCGAAAATAAATCCCGATGTCTCATCTTACCGAGGCTGGAGCTGGTGGACGGTCAACGACATCAGGAGCGCTTCCAGACCTGCAAATGTTGCACTGCTCGGGTCATCACTGATGGTGGCAGCGATCGCCGAGTGCGATGCAAATTATTTGAAACATTCACTCGACCTGGCGACCTATCGCGGTGCCAGCTATCTGGACCATACTTTGAGCAACAAATTAGGTGGCTCATTCAACACGATGAATATTTCGGCACCCGGACAGATGCCTTCTGATGCTTACTTGACCCTGAAAGCTGCGCTCAAGGAGGGCATGAAGCCCTCCATCATCATTTACGGTCTGGCGCCCAGAGACTTTATCGACGGCACAATGCAAAGCCCGTCCGACACCGAAGCATTCAAGTTCTTGCAGCGTAGCGTCGATATAAGTGACTGCGGTTTGGATTATTACTCATCTCCATTCGGCAAGTTCGACTGGTTGCTGCAGCGATCGGTCAATCTCTATCGCATCTCGCAAGACTGTCGCCTGGCACTGGAAAAGTTTTCCCGACAATATCTGACTCACAACGGCATCTTCAATCTTCCTGAGCAGGAAGGCGCCGCCGGACCATTCGCAACTCGATTGAGAGCCCTGCTCCGCCCCTTCAATATCGAACCAGGGACATTTTTGGCCCTGCAAACAGTCAACAACCAAACATCAATGATTGACAATCGTCGTGACTACATGGACCGCTACAGAAATCCGGACCAACGCCTTTACAAAACACAGTTCAAGTTTCTAGAGCGCATCATCGACGTGTGCGACAGGGAAAATATCGAGCTTATTCTCGTGCAAATGCCCATCACTCAAGACAACGTTCAGATTCTCAAGCCGGCAGACTACGCAAAATATAGAGCCGATTTAAACCAATTCGCTACTGATAAAAAAATCGCGCTGCTTGACCTGTGTAAATTCGAACAATATGACAAGAGCGATTATCGAGACACTGTGCACTTGAACGGTTACGGCGGCAAAAAGTTCGTTGACAATCTGGTTTCCGCAATCAGCTCAGATGCCGCCCTTAAAGGCGCTTTTACGGCAACTGGCGAACGTTATGGCAATTCCGTGAGACTGGCGCAGTAAATTTGGGAATGTTAGAGTTACCGTTGAACCGGCTGACCGTTTCAGCATGTAATATGTACTGCTATCGGCTATCGGTTCCCTACAACTTTACACCGCTACCCTTACCATCAGGCGATACAAGGCATGTTTAGCAGTTCAAAGAAGCCACCACCAGATCCATCAAAGATAAAGTTGCCAAAGGCTTCCATCGCCCCAAACATGGCCGAATTGCAGGCGATGCACCAGCAAGCCGCCGAAACCGGGCGTGAAGTCGAACAAATCTGGGCGGAGCCTGATTCGACCAAGTCTTACAGCATGAGCGCCAAGTTCGAAAACGCTGCTCCAAGCCCCACATGGACCTTGTGGGAAGACGATGGCATGGAAGGAAGACTGGTCTGGAAATTTGAAACGTCTGATTTCGAGCTGGTCAACGACGTTGTCTGCATGCTCAAGAAGTCGAAACCAGCCACACCGGCAAATGAGACTCCAAACGAGCCGCAGCGCCCCCGTGACCCATTTGAAGCAGTCAAACCCCAACCGGTTCAACAAGCACCAGATCCATTCGGCGCACTAAAACCGCAGCACCAACAAAATCCATACCAGAGCCCTGCCTCTTATCAACCAGGCTACTTTACAAAACCAGAGCCTGTTAAGCCGGAAGCACCGCAGCAGCCGATGATGCGAAACCCATATCTGGACTCGTCCGCCGATGACTTAGGACCGACAGGGCTACCCATGCCCAAGCCTCTGATGCCTGCGAAACGTGAACCTGAGGGTGTATACGTCAAGGCAGAGAAGAAGTCCGACACAATCGAAGGCACACTGGCTGAAATGGCTGTTCCTCAGCTTTTACGGAGCCTTGTAACGAACCAGGCCACAGGCAAACTGGAAATCCTCGGCGAAGAAACAGTCGGCGAAGTATATTTCGAGCACGGCATGCCTAAACATGCCAGCACGCCGTCAGAATATGGCGACGGTGCCATCAAAGAGCTGGTCACCTGGGAGAAAGGAACATACGTCTTCACTCCGAACTCTCGCACTGATATGCGATCGGTGAATGAGACGCTGGAAAAGGTGATCACAGAAGGAGTCTTACTGCTCGACCAGAAACGACATCTGAAACGAGCCGGCCTGGCCTACGAATCGTATCTGATTCGCCTGCACAAAAATCTGAGCGATACAGAGCTGAAACTGATGCTCACCAAAGGCGCTCCTCTCGATTTTGAATTCCAACGTGATGTCTATCACTACTTGAGACACAAGCGCACCTTCACAGACCTCTTGCGCGACAAGCCCATGGATAGCACGAAGTGGACGGCGCTGCTTTTCAATTTCCTCTCTTGCGGTTTGATCGAAATCAAACAACCTGACGCGATCAAGGGTTCTGCTTTAGACTTTTTAGGTGAAGCAAGAGCGCAAGTGCAAGCGATTCACGAATCGTTCATTCGCCCGGAAACAGGCGTTTACTCGTATCCAGCCCTGATGTATTTCATGGAGTATGAACTGAACCGCTATGAAGCGTACAACTTTCCGCTCTCATTGATAGTTTTTGAAATCAAAAATCGTCGCGACGGCAGTTCTACATCAGACGTACTAACCAGTCAGGCTGCGGGAATTGCAGCGATGAGAATCGATCTGGTAAAACGACCACTCGATATCATCGGACACTTCGAAGCAGTCGACTACGGTTTGTTATTGCCGAATACCACTGGTTCTTCTGCTGCTTTCGTGGCTAACAGAATATTGGAAAGCTTGACTGCAACTCCGCTGATCAAAGGCGTTGACCGTAATTCTCTCGAACTCGCCTTCGGCATAGCCTGCTTACCCGCCGATGGTGATGACATGGAAAGCCTGGTCATGTCTGCCAAAGCTGCAAAAGCAAAAGCGAAGAGCGGACAGTTCCCGATCGTTCTGTCGCGCAGCAAAAAGAGTAATTGATTATGTCCGAATCAGCACAGCTAGAACCCGCTGAACTCGCACTGCGGCTGGGCGATCTGCTTGTTCGCACGGGAGTAGTGACACCGGAAGCGCTCGAAGATGCAGTCGCCCTGAGCGAAAAGATGCATATCCCACTCGAGCGCACGCTGGGCATGAACGGACATCTGAATGCAGATGGAGTGCAGGCAGCAATCACCTTGCAAAACATGCTCGACAGCCAGCAAATCAGCCTGGACAGTGCTGTAAAAGTGCTTGAACTGGTTGCATTTCAATCAATGGAGTTCAATACGGCGCTGCGCAAGTTGGCTCCAGGCGTTGAGAAAGCCCAGGGCAAGCTGACCAGTAAACTCGGCGAAATCATGCGACAAGCTGGAGTCGTAAATCCACGCCACCTTGACGAAGGGCTGCGTCAGAGCCTCAACACAGGGCTGCCTCTGGGCCTGGTTCTGATCGGTATGGGAGCAATTTCCAACCAGAATCTCCACTCTACTCTTCTGGCTCTTCGCCTCATTCGTGACGAGGTGCTGGATAGAGAATCTGCGATTCAGGCATTGAGAGTGGCGCGCTTGCAAGAAATCAGTCTCAAGCAAGCACTGGAAGATCAGAAAATTCGCACAATCAAGCTTCAATTCGGCGTCGGCGAGCTCTTCGTGTTGGCAGGATTCATGACTGAAGGTCAACTTCTTTCAGCGCAAGAACTCGAGCTTGTCGAAGACAGGTCTATTGAACAAGTACTTGTGGAGTGCGGCTACGGCACACCGCTTACCATCGAAGCGACGCTGCGCCTTCTCGATATGATCAAAAAAGGAACGCTCTTCGAAGACCAGGCGGCAAGCATCTTAAAGCGCATCAGAAACGTAAACACGCACGCTGAGATGAATGAGATATTCTCCAATCCTGGCGATTA from Candidatus Melainabacteria bacterium encodes the following:
- a CDS encoding DUF1574 domain-containing protein; this translates as MPTKTRVLSAFTLSLMAFAAINAGIAYTPYAKINPDVSSYRGWSWWTVNDIRSASRPANVALLGSSLMVAAIAECDANYLKHSLDLATYRGASYLDHTLSNKLGGSFNTMNISAPGQMPSDAYLTLKAALKEGMKPSIIIYGLAPRDFIDGTMQSPSDTEAFKFLQRSVDISDCGLDYYSSPFGKFDWLLQRSVNLYRISQDCRLALEKFSRQYLTHNGIFNLPEQEGAAGPFATRLRALLRPFNIEPGTFLALQTVNNQTSMIDNRRDYMDRYRNPDQRLYKTQFKFLERIIDVCDRENIELILVQMPITQDNVQILKPADYAKYRADLNQFATDKKIALLDLCKFEQYDKSDYRDTVHLNGYGGKKFVDNLVSAISSDAALKGAFTATGERYGNSVRLAQ
- the cysC gene encoding adenylyl-sulfate kinase, yielding MGVEAAAELELHKVVVVGHVDHGKSTLLGRILLECGRVPEDRIAHVEKICSDKSLQFEPAFLFDALQEEQEQGISIDTTRVNFEFDGHKFILIDAPGHLEFLKNMTSGASEADLGILVVDGNQGVRSQTERHLKILNMLGVRRVIVALNKVDQIKYDQTVFEDVCKKTREIIEQQEITCEQIVPISALAGENITTPTAKLDWYVGKPLLGTLIDVSQKLSSLKKEDQPFRMLLQDVYRFEGDRLFAGRVVSGSIKTGAEIFFSPSGKISRVEAIEKFGETGVESAVAGESIALRLTEQVFVERGEVISLLDNAPEIDTEFRGKLAWLSSNSYSADAEYMLKMGTAEVPCKVELLDPATQEKRSGDSEILANGGFADVIIKTFKPVAFDRTATGAIIEKFVVCTTHDTVAAGVVDNRPVRVERSLKVNPNLRHESGYVERLRYEALNGHRGAVLWMTGLSGSGKSSLAKELEKALFARGCRVAVLDGDNLRFGLCADLGFSPEDRSENIRRIAHTAKLFLDTGFIVITACISPYAKDREIAREIIGAQDFKELFVFCPLEECQRRDPKGLYSKASAGQISAVTGFDSPYQAPQRPAVRLDSSKMTVAEEVDAVIALLSQNDVLPGEQALNNELSEILRTSGPRSLQAIND
- a CDS encoding DUF4388 domain-containing protein; this encodes MFSSSKKPPPDPSKIKLPKASIAPNMAELQAMHQQAAETGREVEQIWAEPDSTKSYSMSAKFENAAPSPTWTLWEDDGMEGRLVWKFETSDFELVNDVVCMLKKSKPATPANETPNEPQRPRDPFEAVKPQPVQQAPDPFGALKPQHQQNPYQSPASYQPGYFTKPEPVKPEAPQQPMMRNPYLDSSADDLGPTGLPMPKPLMPAKREPEGVYVKAEKKSDTIEGTLAEMAVPQLLRSLVTNQATGKLEILGEETVGEVYFEHGMPKHASTPSEYGDGAIKELVTWEKGTYVFTPNSRTDMRSVNETLEKVITEGVLLLDQKRHLKRAGLAYESYLIRLHKNLSDTELKLMLTKGAPLDFEFQRDVYHYLRHKRTFTDLLRDKPMDSTKWTALLFNFLSCGLIEIKQPDAIKGSALDFLGEARAQVQAIHESFIRPETGVYSYPALMYFMEYELNRYEAYNFPLSLIVFEIKNRRDGSSTSDVLTSQAAGIAAMRIDLVKRPLDIIGHFEAVDYGLLLPNTTGSSAAFVANRILESLTATPLIKGVDRNSLELAFGIACLPADGDDMESLVMSAKAAKAKAKSGQFPIVLSRSKKSN
- a CDS encoding sulfate adenylyltransferase subunit 2 → MSDYLDSLENESIFIIREAYSRTKNLGLLWSMGKDSTVLLHLVRKAFLGNVPIPLVHIDTSYKIPEMITWRDSYTKEHGLRLIVGANKRALEEGMNPGMGRLTCCGALKTQALLDTIKDHKIQALLVGIRRDEEGSRGKERVCSPRPESGTWTYKEQPAEIWHYYNMHVPENIHLRVHPLLQWTEMDVWEYIRRENLDIMPLYFSKDGKRYRSLGCSPCTGTIDSTASNLDEIIEELRTTKTGERAGRAQDKVDTYAMQKLRSGGYM